The genome window TCGCGATGGCGGGCATCACACGTTCGCATCATTGCGGCGCGGCGGGGCTTCCGGTCGAAGCGTTGGCGCGGGCTGGCATCGTCTCGCTGCTCTTCGCAAACGCGCCCGCCGCCATGGCTCCTTGGGGCGGGCGGACGCCTGTTTTCGGCACGAACCCGCTGGCGTTCGGTTGCCCGCTGCCGGGCGGCGATCCCATCGTCGTCGACATGTCGCTGTCGAAGGTCGCGCGCGGCAACATCATCGCGGCGAAGCGCAAGGGCGAGGCGATCCCTCCCGACTGGGCGCTCGACGCGGAAGGCCGCCCGACGACTGACCCGGCGGCCGCGCTGACAGGCACCATGGCCCCGCTCGGCGACGCGAAGGGCGTGGCGCTCGCGCTCATGGTCGAGCTTCTGGCCGCAGGGCTGACGGGCTCGCGCTTCGCGGGCGAGGCGACGTCGTTCCTCGACGACATCGGCGAGCCGCCCGCCACCGGCCAGCTCATGATCGCCATCGATCCGCTCGCCTTCTCGGACGGCGCGCTTGAGCGGTTCGCCGTGCTCGCCAGCATGATAGAAGCGCAGGACGGCGCGCGTCTGCCTGGAGCGCGGCGGTTCCAGATCCGCGCAGCCTCGCGCCGGGACGGGCTGGACGTCGCAGAGTCTCTGGTGACGGAGATCGCGGCGTTGTAGCGGTCAGCCCTCAGAGCATGATCCGCAAAAGTGGATGCCGGTTTTGCGATAAGATCATGCTCAGGCAGAAGTTTACAACGGCGCCCGGCGCGCGCGACCCTGTGGAGCCGCCAGAGGGGGCGGCCCGGTCGGTGCGGCCTCTGCGTCGGACACCTCGCGGCGGCGGAACGGATTGCGCGCCGGCACGTTCGAAAGCCCGATGGCGTCGGCTGTGTGCTGGATGAATTCGGGCGGCAGGCCGGTCCCGGGCAGCGGCTTCGCCATCAGCCCCTCATGCGCCTTCAGCATGACCTGCTTCCAGATTTCGGCCGGAAGCGAGCCGCCCGTGACGCCGCGCATGGGACTTGCGTTGTCGTTGCCCATCCACACGCCGCCGACCCATTGCGCCGTGTAGCCGATGAACCACGCATCCTTGTATTTCTGCGATGTCCCAGTCTTGCCCGCAGCCGGATAGAGGTCGAGCGAGGCCGCCATCGCCGTTCCGCCCGCGACGACGGAGTTCATCATGTCGTTCATGGCGGAGATGGCGCGCGGAGACACGATGCGCGGCGGCGGCGCCTTGGAGCGCTCGAACAGCACGCGGCCCTGATCGTCGCGAATGCGCTCCACGATCTCCGGCACGACCGAGAAGCCGCCGTTGGCGAAGACCGCGAAGCCGGAGGTCATTTCGAGGAGCGTTGTTTCGGAGGTGCCGAGCGCCATGGTGAGGCCGACATTCTTCGCCGACAGCACGCCGAGGCGGTTCGCGACTTCCACCACGCGGTCGGTGCCGACAGCCTTCGCGAGGCGCACAGCGGCCATGTTGCTCGAATGCGTGAGCGCCTGCCGCAGCGTGATTTCGCCGCGATAGGTATTGCCGAAATTCGAGGGCTTCCAGCCGTCGACCTCGATGGGCGCATCCTCGATCTTCGTGTCCGGCGTCCAGCCTGCCTCGACGGCGGCGAGGTAGATGAACGGCTTGAAAGCCGAGCCCGGCTGCCGCATAGCCCGAACGGCGCGGTTGAACTGGCTTTCCGCGTGATTGCGCCCGCCGATCATGGCGCGGATCGCGCCGTCCGGCGTCATCAGCAGCACGCCCGCCTCGGTTGCGCGCGCGGTGCGGCCCTTGTTGCGGATGACATCCTCGACCGCCGTCCGCGCCGTAAGCTGGAGGCCCGCGTCGATGGTCGTCTCAACCACGAGGTTGCGATCCGTCTCGCCGGTCAGCATGGGCGCGACTTCCGCCACCCAGTCCGCGACAAAGCCGAAGCCGGGCTTCGACGGCGGCACCTTGAGTTCGGCCGGATGGGCCAGCGCCTCGGCATATTGGTTGATGTCGATCTGGTCCGTCTCGGCGAGGATGCGCAGGATCTCCTTCGAGCGGTCGCGCGCGCGGTCCATGTTCGAGGTCGGCGAATAATAGGAGGGCGCCTTGATGAGCCCAGCGAGCAGCGCCGCTTCGCCGAGCGTCACGTCTTTCGGCTCCTTGCCGAAATAGGAATGCGTCGCCGCGCCTATGCCAAAATTGCCGCCGCCGAAATACACGCGGTTGAGATAGAATTCGAGGATCTGCTGCTTGGTGAACCGGCTTTCGAGCCAGATCGCGAGGATGAATTCCTCGGCCTTGCGGGTCCATGTGCGCTTCGGCTGAAGGAACAGGTTCTTCACGAGTTGTTGCGTGATGGTCGAGCCGCCCTGCACCACTTCGCCGGAACTCCAGTTCTTGCTCGCGGCGCGCGCCAGCCCGATGGGGTCGAGCCCGAAATGATAAAAGAAGCGCCGGTCCTCGGTCGCGAGCACGGCCTTGACGATGTTCGGCGGGATTTCGGCATAGGGCACGTAGTTGCGCCGCATGCCGCGCTCGGCGATGAACTCGCCGCCGCGCGCAAGGATGGTGAGGTTCGGCGGCAGGCGAAGCACCATGGCCTGGCGCGGATCGGGAAGCACCGTGGCGTAATAGGTAACCACGGCCAACAGTGTGATCGCGCCCCATCCGACAGCGACGATCAACCACGGGATCAGTTGAAGGAGCGGGCGGTGTGCGCTGCGGCGCGGTTCGGCCAGCGGGGATTTGATGACGAGCCAGAAGGAAAAGGTGCGGATCGTAGTCCAGACGGCGGCGAACGCGGCGCGAACACTGAGCGCGAGCACGCGCCCGGCAAAGGCCGCCGCCGCGCGCGCATGATGACCTGCTGCCGCCCCGAAAGAAGCAGCACGCTCTTCGCCTTGGCCCACACGCCACTCGGCCACGCAACGCCCTCACAAACGCCCACATAACGCGCGCCGGAGAACCGGACGCGACCACCCACGCTGCCCACGCGGATAGTTTTATGAAAGTTATGCGTGTGTGATTAAGGGCGCGTTAAGGGGAGCGGCGAGCGCACCAGTTCGCAACCGCCCCGGCGACTCGATCGCCGGCCAAGCCGGAGCAGCGCGAAGGATCGGCCCGCGCGCTGAGAATTTTGAATGGTGCATGTTACCGCGCGAACGCCGCGAAAGGCTGCCGGCGCGCCGACGAAGACAGTGCGCGCGGCTTACGCCGTCAGCGTACCGTCCGCGCCCTCGATGAGAATGCCGTCGTTGCCGAAGGTCGAACCGTCGTCTGCGCGCGGCTTGTCGGGACGGCCGACGCTCGTATAGGCGAAGCCCGCATCCCGCGCGAGGTCGGCGCGGTAGATGTTGCGAAGGTCCACCAGCACATCGCCGCTCATTTTTTCCTTGAGCGCGGGCAAGCTGACGGCGCGGAACTCATTCCACTCGGTGAGAACCACGGCGGCGGCGGCGCCCTCGGCTGCTTCGAGCACGCTCTGGCACCAGACGAGGCCCGGCAGCAACGGCTCGGCCTGATGGCGGCCCTGCGGATCGTAGACGCGCACCGTCGCGCCGCGTTCCTGAAGCATCGGCAGAATCACGAGGCTCGGTGCATCGCG of Rhodomicrobium vannielii ATCC 17100 contains these proteins:
- a CDS encoding Ldh family oxidoreductase, encoding MPILTIEEAEDLTASALQRSGANAANAASTARALVAAEADGLKGHGLVRVPTYAAQLKAGKVKGDAVPAASQARPAAVLIDAGFGFAYPALELAVERLGPLARAHGIAMAGITRSHHCGAAGLPVEALARAGIVSLLFANAPAAMAPWGGRTPVFGTNPLAFGCPLPGGDPIVVDMSLSKVARGNIIAAKRKGEAIPPDWALDAEGRPTTDPAAALTGTMAPLGDAKGVALALMVELLAAGLTGSRFAGEATSFLDDIGEPPATGQLMIAIDPLAFSDGALERFAVLASMIEAQDGARLPGARRFQIRAASRRDGLDVAESLVTEIAAL
- a CDS encoding transglycosylase domain-containing protein, whose protein sequence is MAEWRVGQGEERAASFGAAAGHHARAAAAFAGRVLALSVRAAFAAVWTTIRTFSFWLVIKSPLAEPRRSAHRPLLQLIPWLIVAVGWGAITLLAVVTYYATVLPDPRQAMVLRLPPNLTILARGGEFIAERGMRRNYVPYAEIPPNIVKAVLATEDRRFFYHFGLDPIGLARAASKNWSSGEVVQGGSTITQQLVKNLFLQPKRTWTRKAEEFILAIWLESRFTKQQILEFYLNRVYFGGGNFGIGAATHSYFGKEPKDVTLGEAALLAGLIKAPSYYSPTSNMDRARDRSKEILRILAETDQIDINQYAEALAHPAELKVPPSKPGFGFVADWVAEVAPMLTGETDRNLVVETTIDAGLQLTARTAVEDVIRNKGRTARATEAGVLLMTPDGAIRAMIGGRNHAESQFNRAVRAMRQPGSAFKPFIYLAAVEAGWTPDTKIEDAPIEVDGWKPSNFGNTYRGEITLRQALTHSSNMAAVRLAKAVGTDRVVEVANRLGVLSAKNVGLTMALGTSETTLLEMTSGFAVFANGGFSVVPEIVERIRDDQGRVLFERSKAPPPRIVSPRAISAMNDMMNSVVAGGTAMAASLDLYPAAGKTGTSQKYKDAWFIGYTAQWVGGVWMGNDNASPMRGVTGGSLPAEIWKQVMLKAHEGLMAKPLPGTGLPPEFIQHTADAIGLSNVPARNPFRRREVSDAEAAPTGPPPLAAPQGRARRAPL